CTCTGCATCttggggttagggaggggaaTCCTTACAACCAGCTCTTGCACATTTTCTTCTGCCTTTGAGGACTTGACATGTCCTCCTTGAAGAACTGACTTCCTCATCAGTAGAGGAGAAATAGGCTAGGCAAGGAGCTGGCTTTTGGTGAAAGGAGACTTTGGTCCTGCTCCTGATCACTCTGACCAGGCACCCTTGCACACAGCCACTGCCCACTTCAGCTTCTGCCGGACTCTCCTGGAGCACACCGTGTCAGCCGAGAGCATCCCCTGCCACCTGCCTCGAACACCAGGCACCAGCCTCACATGGCATGACTCCCGTAGCCAGAGGGCTTCCAGCAACAGGCCAATCAAACTCCTGCAGCAGCCTGGGACAGAGACTCCACAGGTATCCACCCATCCCACCCACCTCAGCCCCTGCCTTCCCTGCTTTGCCACTCTCCCTTTATCTGCCACCCGCCTCCCCTGCAGGGCCGGCTGTACTCTGACCACTATGGCCTGTACCACACAAGCCCCTCACTGGGTGGCCTGACACGGCCTGTGGTCCTCTGGAGCCAGCAGGACGTCTGCAAGTGGCTGAAGAAACACTGTCCCCACAACTACCTCGTCTACGTGGAGGCCTTCTCCCAGCACGCCATCACTGGTACGGTTGGACCTGGTCAGGGCAGGGGCTGGATGCCAGAGAGCCTCCGCCCCTACCAAGTGCCTCCACTCTGCATTTGTGTCTCCACCTGTAGGTGCCCCCTGAGGTAGCCTTTCCTGGGGTCCTTGTCCCCCCCCTCTGCACTGTCTTCATCTGGCACCTTCTACTTGGCCTCCATCTGCTTATCATGAttttccctctgcctctccctccaaGTCTCTCTGAATCTTTCTCTGAGACTCCCTGTGCcccttcttttgttcttttccttttattctttgtgtgtgttggggggggtactgggaattgaacccaaagatgccccccccactgagctacatccccagccctttttattttttattttgagacaaaatcttgctaaattgcccaggctggcctggaacttgtgatcctcctgcctcagcctctgatgGCCTCTGCTGGGCCCTCTTCTCTCTCCTAGGCAGAGCCCTACTGCGGCTAAATGCAGAGAAGCTACAGAGGATGGGGCTGGTGCAGGAGGCCCAGAGGCAAGAGGTGCTGCAGCAGGTGCTCCGCCTACAGGTGCGAGAAGAGGGCCGGAGCCTGCAGCTGCTCAGCCAAGGTCAGTGGGAGGAGCCAGCATGGGGGATGGGCACTGAGGGTGCAGGTAAGTGGCTTGCTGCTGGAGGGTGCCTGGGAGCCCCAGTAAGGACCATCCTGGGATGGGGCAGGGACCTGCCCCTCCCTTACTTCCATGCATCCTACAGCTTCCTTTGGAAATATATCCTAGCCGCTGCCAAGGCTTGAACCCCAGACCCCAGCACTGTGACCACAGGCCACGGCCAAGAATGAAGACAAGCTGGCCCCACGTACCCTCTCGGACCCCACAGGATACCATGGTGGCCAAGTCCAGCCTAGTGGACAGGCAGGACCACCACCTTCAGGCACCTGTGATTCCACAGTCAGGCCGTGGCCTGGCCTGGGCTGCTTATCTGTGGCCCCTCCTCCTGGGACATAAGCCCATCCCCTGGCGCTGCTGGAACATGTGGGGCAGCTACCTGGAGCCAGAGTGGGGTTCAAATGACCCCCAGACTCCCAGGGAGTCTGTTTATTTATGTTCCCTTTACTATGTGACCATCCTCCTTTGCCTGAGTCATGCATCTCTCTGCTCACTTGTCCAGTTCTGCATCCTCACAGAATTACCAGGCCAGCCACACAGTGGGACAAACTGCCTTGGCTCCCTTTGGCCTGTGTTTTCCCCCTGCCCCCGCCAGGACCCAGTAGACACAACCCATGTCCAGAGTAACAGTCATCAGCACAGCCAGGCAGGGATCCATGTGGAGCACCTTGCTAATTCTGTAGCCACCCTGACTGTACCTGCATCTATTTGTGAGGACTGAGGCTGAGAGGCCCTGGATGTCCCAGCCCCAGAGACAGCAACAGCACAGTGAGGACAGCAGCCCTGTGCAGGCAACTCCACACCCTGAGCCTGCTGGATTCAGTGGTGCTCTGGGCCTACCTTTGGGAAAGTCTGGTTTTCCAGCATCTTCGCTGTGTACTTGCACTTGGAGAGCACCTTCAAGAGATCATCGCACTTACTGCTTTCCCAAGAAAACCTGGATTCATAGAAGAGACTATCCTGAGGACTGCGTCCCACCTCTGCCACCAGACGCCTGAGCAACCCCTCCCTGGGTGGTCTGGGGCTGGTGCTGCCCGGCAGAGGGACAGTGAGGGCGGCCCTGGCAGCCCACACCCTCTTgctcctctgcctcttcccacGCCCCCGGGGACTCTGAAAATCTCAGGGACAGTTGAGGCTGTCTCCAGTCCTCTCTCTGTGACCTGAGCTGGCCTCAGGACTCAGGGTTGGTCACTGCAGGTCCTGAGTGAATTTGGGCAACTGGTCTGGTGCCTCCCATCCCATGCGTCTGCACTCACAGGGAGCCCCCTTGTCATGTCTGGCTGCCCTGAGCATCCCCCAAAACCTTGTGCTATAGGCCTTCAGCCAGAAGGCCCATCTCTGCCTTTCCCCTCCTGTCTGGCCCACCCTGTGCTCCTGTACTGTCTTCCTtgtttttcattcacttttttatattctgacaaaaaatcagaaataaacctGTTCTCAAGTGCCAACAGCGAGGTCTGGGAGGAAGGAGTGTCCAACCCAACAGCCTGGCTCCAGGACCACCAGAGGGCAGTGGTGTCCCTTCCTGGAGGGGGTGCCCAACAACCCAGGACTTCTGGGACAAGAGGCATCAGGTAGACACACTTGGTGAATGGCACCCAGAGATGGACACAAGACCCCTGACACGCTCAGAGCAACAGCCAGACACATGGTGTGTGAGGTTCCTGGGGCTTCTGCAAGAAAAGAGCATCTACTGAGTGAATTTAAAAGGAGAACTTGATTCAGGGTGTAGGGTAGCATATAGGTAGTGTGTGTGCTTAGCTTACTCAGGGACATGTGTTGGatcagaagggagaaaggaattcAGTTCTAAAGGTCAAGTCATACTCCCTTCCTGAGTGCAGAAGGGGATCCTTCCTTGCTCTTCCAGCCTCTGGTTGCCATCTGGGATTACTGGGCTCAAGGACACACCACTCCCATCTGTTTCTGTGATTTTATTACCCCTCTTCTGTCTGTCAAATCTCCCTGTCTCCTTCTTGTAAGGATGCTTGGATTAGGGCCTACCTGGGTAACCCAGGCTGATTTCATCTCTAGATCCTTACTCATATCTGCAAAGACCCATATTCCAAATAAGGAATGTTCACTCTCACGTTCAACATTCTGAAATGGTCTTCTGTGGGGGCTCACCATTCAACCTTCCACACAGGGCAACGCCTGACAAGCAGCACACATACCGTGGCACCCACTCATCAACCAGATACACAACAGGAACAGTAACACAGATGCAATGACACATCCAGACATGCACTATGTGCCCCGACACAAAACACACTTGTGTATTTGGCCAGACACAATGATACCCACAGGTATATTTAACaacacccccacacacatataATTACCCAAACACTGAAATACTCATGCACAACAATGACACCCTAACATACAGAAACAGGACAGCACAGCCCCAATACAAACCCAGTTATATTACACAACACCCTGACATCTAGATACACATGAAAAACTGTTGGTCCTCACATCCTGACACAGTCACTCACACATGAACATGCCATAGCCTGTACACACATGCTAAGATTCAGATACTACCTACCACACACCTGACCTCAAGGTGCCAGGATACTAATATTCAGGCACAAGCACTGATCTTGCCTGGTACGGAACACACAGATATGCCACGAGTGATGTGCAAGGATGGATCCTTCCTGACACATGATCATTTGGACACACCTGTGGATACTGACACATCCCATTTGCACAGGGGAGTTGACAGCCTTGACACACCTCAGGGAACACACGTGACCCTTCCCAGCATCCTGCTGGTCCCTCTGCCCCTACAGTGGGGATGGTCAAGGAGGGAAGGATGTCATACCCTGGCCTCTCTGGCTCAGATTTCCAAGGGAAGGCCTAACTGGTTGACCCCTCCACAGAGGGTTCAGCaccttgcctctgcctccaggcCAGTGTTCTGTGCGGGCCAGAGGCAAACTAGATCTCCAGGTCCCTTGAGAAGAGCCGATCACAAAGAGGAGTGCAGGGCAGAGGGTGCTGGGCAGAAAGGGCCCCAGGGAAGAGACCCACCTTGTAACTCCATTTCCCAACTAACAATTTCCAGCCCACACTAGTTTCAAGGAGCTCACAATGTTTGTGGAATGCAAAAAAGGGGCATTAAAAACTTTTAAGTCAGCTTTAATTGTAAAagtaatacatgtacataataaaaaatatttcaatagcaTTGTGGGCACAAAATGAAAACCCAGTCTCCTCTCCCGGGAGTTCCTCCCTGCAGAAGGGCGATGTGAGCAGGAGACAGCGATTCTGCATTCTCTTAGAGGAGACTAGTGTCTCTTACCCGCCTCCTGTCACACTCTACCTCCCCACCAGCTCCCACAGGGAGAGTCACTCCTCTGCTggctgcattcattcattcagtcccCATCACCCTGACTCGACACCAGCAGACACCCAGGCTCCGGGGCCTAGGGTCCCTGCGCACAGCACTGCAAGAGGTTGATCCAATGGTCAGAAACGCCGATAAAGCTACGTGGCCCTGACAGGGAGCCACGGGGTCAGCCGGAGAGAGGCCGGATCTCGCCCGCCAGCCCGGCGGCCGGGTGGAGGAGGTCAGGGTCCTGCCCAGCGAGGCTTCTCCGTACTGCCCCGCCGCACCTGCCGGCTAGTTCGTGCGCCCCGGCCGTGTCTCAGTTTACCCCACGGTCCGCAGACGCCTCCCCCCCGCGGACGCACGGCAGCCTCCGGCGCCCGCCCGGCTGGCCGCGGCGGCGGACCCCGGCCGGGCCGAGCAGGCGGGCCGGCGCGCCCCCTCCCCGTCGCGGAGCGCGGCAGGAATACCGCGAGAGTTCGCCCCCTCCCCCCGCAGTAAAACTGTCAAAGGTGGGAGGGGCGGGAGCGCGCATGTGCGCAGCGGCGCGCAGCCTGCGCCGCCCGGACCCGCGCCCGCGCCctggcccggcccggcccggccgcAGCCCGCTGGGCGCCGCAGGTAAGCGCCCGCCgccgccccgccgccgccgccccgcgccccgccgccgccccgcGCCCCGCCGCCGCCTACGCGGAAAAAGTCGCCATTTTGGTTGGCCGCCGGCGCCCCCCCGCGCGGCCGCCCTTCCGGCCAGGCCGAGGCCCGCGCCCGCGCCGGCGAGTGACAGGTGGGTGGCGGCCGCTCCCGCCGCGCGCCCCGGCCGCCCTCACCTGGCCGGGCCGCGCCGCCGGCCGCCGGCCTCCGCAGAGGGCCCCGCCGCCCGCCGCGGCCCCGCCAGCCAGCCCCGCGGCGTCCTGCGCCGGCCGCGGCCCAGGGCGGAGGGGTCGCGCCGCCGCGGCCAGGCCCCCAGCCCGGGTTCCTGCCCCCGCGTTGGAGAGATTGGAAAGGGCGACCGCCTGCAGCCAGGCCGCGGGTCGGGGGCATGACTCATGCCGCTGTCTTCCTTTGAAATTGCAAAGTGAGGACTCCCTGAGAAGTTTGTTGGCTGACCTCGGACCCTCCCGCCCCCCAGGCCCAGGACGCTGGCATCACGGTTCGCAGTGGCAGTGGCTGTCCCGACCTCCGACCGCAGCCCTCCCGGACACGGACACACCAACCCCTTCCCATGACCTCTGATCTGAGTTGATCAGAAATTGTCAGAGGACGGCTCCCCTGCTCACACCTTGCGCCCTGGTACCGCCCCCTTCTGTGGCTCAGGTGTCTCTGTGGGAGGACCTGAAGGCCTGGTGACTCCCAGGACAGGCCCCTGGAAGCCCAGCCTTGGACAGTAGTGTTCTTCCTGGCAGGTGTCTTCGTGGGCTCTGGAGCCTGGGCCTCTACTGCTGGTGCTGACCTTGTTTAGCTGAAGTGGGTGGGGATCTGTTGAGTAGGGGGAGCAGAGGTCAGCCAGCCAGTGGTCAGTGACCCAGGAGCTAAACAGGAACCCTACATCAAGGCTGAGAAGTGGGCCAGACTGGATGGTCAGGAAACTCAGGGACCAGGAGATGCCAGTGGCCCTCAATCTGCCCACCAGAGAGGGGTTGCATGTGTTTAAGGAGGACCCTGGGGTCCCTCAGCACCCACCTGGACCATTTTGGGTATCTGGGGAGAAGGATCCAGGGTGCCCACCTGGGTAGGTTGGCTTTGCTTGGGGTCTGAGTGGTCACTGGTGAGGGCCTTGAGGGGGAAGCTACCTTCAAGGTGCCAAGGCTTGGCGGCCTGTGAGCCAGCAGCTGTTGCTGGTGCCATAATTGACCCTTAGGAGGGATGTGGtcagcctccttcctcctgcacaGGCCACCTCTCCTGGGGACATGCCCTGCCCGATGCCTGATCCTCAGCACACTTTGGGACTGTGAGTCTGACATTGAGAGGGAGACTGTCAAAGCTGGTGAGGGTCTCCACACTGGTTGTGCTTTCTGGATTGTTGGGGGAGACCTTGTGCAGCCTGTTCCCTGAGTCAGAAACCCCATCACTTGCTTCCCTGTGACAGACCAGGAGGGCAGGCTCCTTGGCCAGAGCAAGCCTGTTGCGGGGCAGGCTTCACGGCAGCCCCACTGCAAGTCCTGAGTTGGACCTATTGGGACTCAGGTCTCTGTACTTACCCTGCAGAAATGACAGATCCCTTCTGTGTTGGAGGAGGCCGCCGGCTCCAGGGGTCCAGCAGAAGTGGACCTGGGAAGGGTGGCAGCCGGAAGGAGGTCCGACTTCCCATGCTGCAGGACTCACCAAAGCTGGGTGAGGAGCCAGGACCCAAATCAATTCCAGAGGGTCACAGAGTAGGCCACCTTCCACTGTCTGAGCACTGAGGGCCTTCCTGGGGTGGAGGTCGTTTTGGACATAACTTGGGCCTGGGTTCTTGTCCTAGGCTGGCAGGGTCCCTGCCCCATGCCTTGGCCTTGGTGAGCCCAGGCTCACGGTGGCCCTGTCCGCCTTGTGCCAACCACACTGCAGCCTCTGAGCCTTGCTGCCCCATATGCTATAGGGATGCCCGTGGTCCATAGTGGACAGACAGTATCTGGCCAGGCTCCTCTCTGCTTTGACCCAGGAAGTCCAGCCAGCGACCggacagaagggaagaaaaaggggcGGCCAAAGGCTGAGAACCAAGCCCTGCGAGACATTCCTGtgagctccctgagggcaggggtggggctcATGCTGGGTCTGTCTGTGGAGGCCACTGCCCCTCTGCACCTCTCCAGTCAGCTTCAAGTTTTAGGATGTGGCCTGGGGCCCTCACTGCTGACAGCTGTATAGCCCAGCACAGATCTGGAGCTTGGCTTGAATTCTTGCCGTGGTCTGGAGGTTGAGGGGCTTGTGCTGCCTCTGCGCCCTGTAGCCCAGGGAGGGTTCCGAGTCTGGGGCTTGGTGGGTTGAGGTCTCAGTGGATGAGAAGCAGCAGCCCGGCCATTCTTCATGCCCAGATCTCCCTCATGGACCAGTGGAAAGATGAATTCAAAGCTCACTCCAGGGTGAAATGTCCCAACTCAGGGTGCTGGCTAGAGTTCCCCAGCATCTACGGGCTCAAGTATCACTACCAGCGCTGCCAGGGGGTAAGGGGCTGTGGGTCGGGGAGGAGGTGGCCTGGGGGTGTGCCTGGGCAGAGACCCCGGGGCCCCATCCCacacctgccctccctgcccagggCGCCATCTCAGATAGGCTGGCTTTCCCTTGCCCCTTCTGCGAGGCTGCATTCACCTCCAAGACCCAGCTGGAGAAACATCGGATTTGGAATCACATGGACCGTCCCCTGCCTGCCCCCAAGCCTGGCGCAGTCAGCCGGCCGGTCTCCATCAGCCGGCCTGTTGGGGTCAGCAAGCCTATTGGAGTGAGCAAGCCTGTTGCTATGGGCAAGCCTGTGGGAGTCAGCAGACCCGTTGGCATCAGCAAGCCGGTCACAGTCAGCAGACCCTTGCCAGTCACTAGGCCCATGCCGGTCACCAAGGCTGTCACGGTCAGCAGACCCTTGCCAGTCACCAAGGCCATGCCAGTCACTAGGCCTGTGCCAGTCACCAAGCCCATCCCAGTTACCAAGCTGGTAACAATTACAAAACCTGTGCCAGTCAGCAAGCCAGTGCCGGTCAGCAGGCCTGTTGTGGTCAGCAAGCCAGTGCCGGTCAGCAGGCCCATTGCCATCAGCAGACACACACCAACCTGCAAAATGGTGCTGCTGACCAAGTCTGAGAACAAAACACCTCGTGCTGCTGGGAAGAGCAGCGGTAAGAAAAGGTACAGGAGCTCACCTGAGTATCCTCACACACACCTGGGGTCCAGGCCAGGGCTGGCTATCTGACCTCACCTCACCTCCTCTGCAGGGCCGCAGACAGCCTGGACATCTGCCCCATCCCACCAAAGCAGTCCAGGCCAGAGAATGGGGAATTCAGCCCATCTACCCCCGACCAGAGCATGGCCTTCCAGCTGAGCACAGACCCCAGCAGTAGCTCCCTGCTGCTGGGTGGCAGACCCTCAGTGGGCAGGGAGGCAGTGCGGTCTGCAGGCCCTGTGCCCCCACCTGAGGAAGACCCCGAGCGCACAAAGCATAGTAAGATGAGAGCCCTGGGGAAAATCCGGGGATGGGGTAGTGGGGCTCTGTCCTCTAGATGGTTATTTGACCAGAATTTTGGCCCTTGTTTTCTCTCCCCCGAGtcaggaaggaaacaaaaaacacccaAGAAATTTACAGGGGAGCAGCCGTCCATCTCAGGGACCTTTGGGCTCAAAGGTGAGACTCCAGCCTGCTGGGC
The Sciurus carolinensis chromosome 2, mSciCar1.2, whole genome shotgun sequence DNA segment above includes these coding regions:
- the Samd10 gene encoding sterile alpha motif domain-containing protein 10 isoform X2 — encoded protein: MFTELRSKLSPPRGRAGAVRAGLGERRDVDATAHFSFCRTLLEHTVSAESIPCHLPRTPGTSLTWHDSRSQRASSNRPIKLLQQPGTETPQGRLYSDHYGLYHTSPSLGGLTRPVVLWSQQDVCKWLKKHCPHNYLVYVEAFSQHAITGRALLRLNAEKLQRMGLVQEAQRQEVLQQVLRLQVREEGRSLQLLSQASFGNIS
- the Samd10 gene encoding sterile alpha motif domain-containing protein 10 isoform X1, producing MFTELRSKLSPPRGRAGAVRAGLGERRDVDATAHFSFCRTLLEHTVSAESIPCHLPRTPGTSLTWHDSRSQRASSNRPIKLLQQPGTETPQGRLYSDHYGLYHTSPSLGGLTRPVVLWSQQDVCKWLKKHCPHNYLVYVEAFSQHAITGRALLRLNAEKLQRMGLVQEAQRQEVLQQVLRLQLPLEIYPSRCQGLNPRPQHCDHRPRPRMKTSWPHVPSRTPQDTMVAKSSLVDRQDHHLQAPVIPQSGRGLAWAAYLWPLLLGHKPIPWRCWNMWGSYLEPEWGSNDPQTPRESVYLCSLYYVTILLCLSHASLCSLVQFCILTELPGQPHSGTNCLGSLWPVFSPCPRQDPVDTTHVQSNSHQHSQAGIHVEHLANSVATLTVPASICED